One window from the genome of Poecilia reticulata strain Guanapo linkage group LG9, Guppy_female_1.0+MT, whole genome shotgun sequence encodes:
- the LOC108166556 gene encoding arrestin domain-containing protein 3-like: protein MTVKKLHIEYDAVNSRNTFTNGDTINGRIILEVSKRTKVQSLLFIAKGKARVCWTEHYGENQTHVYWSDEKYYSVKHHVIRESRQDGTEVISGGKHVFPFTFKIPDRKMPSSFQSSVGRIVHKLKAELKQSMKLKKKAKIHFMFVSKADMDTPGLLVPQQESKDKSLAFGSGHVSMDVHAKKMGYKLGEAMKVTIQINNASSRSVKPKLELYEKRSFFAQGRRKVETRTILKEKSDVVEGRSGQKMVTKIITVPRELTPSILNCSILKLEYRLKVYLDIKCAADPKVKLPIVILPEDNSRESGEIQPLPPVGFGLEAFGNPNPQTWGTTSQAMSPPPPYEASAMFPSFPSDYKTTL, encoded by the exons ATGACCGTCAAAAAACTTCATATTGAATATGACGCTGTAAACAGCAGGAACACTTTCACAAATGGCGATACCATAAATGGACGGATAATCTTGGAGGtctcaaaaagaacaaaagttcAGTCGCTTCTTTTCATTGCTAAAGGAAAAGCGAGGGTTTGCTGGACTGAGCATTACGGCGAGAACCAAACTCATGTATACTGGTCTGATGAGAAATACTATAGTGTAAAACATCATGTGATAAGGGAATCGAGACAAGATG GGACTGAAGTCATTAGCggaggaaaacatgtttttccttttacctTCAAGATACCTGACAG GAAAATGCCATCATCTTTTCAATCGTCTGTGGGAAGAATTGTTCATAAGTTGAAGGCGGAGCTCAAACAGTCAATGAAGCTGAAAAAGAAAGCCAAGAtccattttatgtttgtgtCCAAAGCCGACATGGACACACCGGGACTCTTG GTTCCCCAACAGGAAAGCAAGGATAAAAGTCTTGCATTTGGTTCTGGACATGTTTCGATGGATGTCCATGCAAAGAAAATGGGATACAAACTTG GCGAAGCCATGAAGGTCACCATTCAAATCAATAATGCCTCAAGTCGTTCAGTAAAACCCAAACTTGAACTATATGAGAAGAGGAGCTTCTTCGCTCAGGGTCGACGGAAAGTAGAGACACGCACTATTCTAAAGGAAAAGTCCGACGTTGTTGAAGGACGATCCGGACAAAAAATGGTAACAAAGATTATCACCGTCCCCAGAGAGCTTACCCCGTCCATCCTGAACTGCTCTATCCTGAAACTGGAATACAGGCTCAAA GTGTACCTTGATATCAAATGTGCTGCAGACCCAAAGGTTAAACTGCCCATTGTCATTCTCCCTGAAGATAACAGCAGAGAGTCGGGTGAAATACAACCACTTCCTCCTGTCGGGTTTGGACTTGAAGCGTTTGGAAACCCAAACCCACAAACCTGGGGCACCACATCACAAGCCATGAGTCCTCCACCTCCCTATGAAGCATCTGCCATGTTTCCTTCTTTCCCCTCAGATTATAAGACTACCTTGTAA
- the LOC103470653 gene encoding arrestin domain-containing protein 3-like: protein MKMTIKHFQIEYDAINRRNIFTNGDTINGRIILEAVKKTRIQSLVFKATGKASLRLVNYYGNIIDREDERDDQIHLEKIKYYRIKQDILKEGEQEDWNVIEKGRHVFPFSFKVPNSRKIPSSFCSVFGQIVHTLKAELKQLMKLTKKAETHFTFVCKPSVSGLMARQHGSMNKNIALGSGKVSMTVHTRQKGYKQGEALRVRLEIENLSSRSVKPKFVLDEKKIYFGINRSKIQKHEILKEKADAVESFSGKTTVIKEITIPQELSPSILNCSIIKIEYRLKVYLEITCETDLVVKLPIVIIPELSGENPSGRPNQPAWMSQPTVPPPPYEEYAMYPSFPFGV, encoded by the exons ATGAAAATGACCATCAAACACTTTCAGATCGAATACGACGCCATCAACAGAAGGAACATTTTTACCAACGGAGACACCATAAATGGACGGATCATCCTAGAAGCCgtgaagaaaacaagaatcCAGTCGCTTGTTTTTAAAGCTACAGGAAAAGCTTCGCTTCGCTTAGTTAATTACTACGGGAACATAATAGACAGGGAGGATGAGAGAGATGATCAAATtcacctggagaaaataaaatattatcgAATCAAACAGGATATCCTGAAAGAAGGAGAACAAGAAG ACTGGAACGTCATTGAAAAAGGAAGGCATGTCTTTCCTTTCAGCTTCAAGGTACCAAACAG ccGAAAAATACCTTCATCTTTCTGCTCAGTCTTTGGCCAAATTGTTCATACGTTGAAGGCAGAGCTCAAGCAATTGATGAAGCTGacaaaaaaagctgaaactcACTTCACATTTGTGTGCAAACCATCCGTATCAGGACTTATG GCCCGTCAACATGGAagcatgaacaaaaacattgctCTTGGCTCTGGAAAGGTTTCAATGACCGTCCACACAAGGCAGAAAGGATACAAACAAG GTGAGGCTCTCCGGGTCCGGCTTGAAATTGAGAATCTCTCAAGTCGTTCGGTCAAGCCTAAATTTGTACTTGATGAGAAGAAGATCTACTTTGGCATAAACCGAAGTAAAATTCAGAAACATGAGATACTGAAGGAAAAGGCAGATGCAGTCGAATCATTCTCGGGCAAAACAACGGTAATAAAGGAGATCACCATCCCTCAAGAGCTTTCCCCGTCCATTTTGAACTGTTCCATCATCAAGATAGAGTACAGATTAAAG GTATATCTAGAAATCACATGTGAGACAGACTTAGTGGTCAAACTCCCCATTGTCATCATACCTGAGCTATCGGGGGAGAATCCTTCTGGACGTCCAAATCAGCCAGCCTGGATGTCACAACCAACGGTTCCTCCACCTCCCTATGAAGAATATGCAATGTACCCTTCTTTTCCTTTTGGAGTTTAA
- the LOC103470436 gene encoding arrestin domain-containing protein 3-like, whose amino-acid sequence MTVKHFSVEYDRVKDQGTYSPGDVLSGKVTVVTTKEIKVQSFLVRAKGKAKVTWYEQEGQNSIVRSNKKKYFYFEHIILQDKNKGDGSEIMGAGINVFPFSFVIPSRDMPSSYRGKCAEITYSLRAHLTQSIWLVHKTKTEFPFLTSSEFPFASKSEMIIIGLKEQQHATRISFCGSGKVTMNVTSEKMGLKQGEAMGVFVEVLNASAHSVTPKFYLCEKLTFVAHSKKKVQTKDILFGIGDAVPAESIHTATKVLIIPPHLPATFFNCSMMNLEYRIKITLGVPLLRDAEIKLPLVILQGSPKPLQQKPKRSIWFRKLPD is encoded by the exons ATGACTGTGAAGCATTTCTCAGTGGAGTATGACAGAGTGAAGGACCAAGGCACCTACTCCCCAGGGGACGTTCTTTCTGGAAAAGTAACCGTGGTAACCACCAAGGAGATCAAAGTGCAGAGCTTTCTGGTCCGAGCTAAGGGGAAGGCTAAGGTGACTTGGTACGAACAGGAAGGACAAAACTCCATCGTTCGCAGCAACAAGAAGAAATActtctattttgagcatataaTTCTTCAGGACAAAAACAAGGGAGATG gTTCAGAAATCATGGGTGCTGGGATTAATGTTTTCCCATTCAGCTTTGTGATTCCAAGCAG AGACATGCCCTCATCTTATAGAGGCAAATGTGCTGAGATCACATATAGTTTGCGAGCTCATTTGACTCAATCAATTTGGCTTGTACACAAAACCAAGACGGAGTTTCCCTTTCTAACCAGCTCTGAGTTTCCTTTTGCCTCCAAATCAGAAATGATAATCATTGGGCTGAAg GAGCAACAGCATGCAACCAGGATTTCATTTTGTGGCTCTGGGAAGGTTACTATGAATGTGACCTCTGAAAAAATGGGCTTAAAGCAAG GAGAGGCAATGGGAGTCTTTGTGGAGGTACTCAATGCCTCTGCACACTCTGTAACGCCAAAGTTCTACCTTTGTGAGAAGCTAACCTTTGTGGCCcattcaaagaagaaagtgcaaACAAAGGACATCTTGTTCGGGATAGGAGACGCTGTTCCAGCTGAGAGCATTCACACTGCAACCAAAGTATTGATCATCCCTCCACACCTTCCTGCTACCTTCTTCAACTGCAGCATGATGAATCTGGAGTACAGAATCAAG ATCACTCTTGGTGTCCCTTTGCTGAGAGATGCAGAAATTAAACTTCCTCTGGTCATCCTCCAGGGTTCGCCAAAACCTCttcaacaaaaaccaaaaagatcCATCTGGTTTAGAAAACTCCCTGATTGA